From Pelagicoccus albus, the proteins below share one genomic window:
- a CDS encoding TonB-dependent receptor plug domain-containing protein: MFLSRASAADRSSQGSGLHASNETSDPASGSMSKTSSGPREGRLSNYRSSTRLAAFLLTFAASVAVLPDSYAADGRGTITGKVISQSSGLYLSSARIRVEGTSLAAVSETDGSYKLRGVPEGDVVLVVEYGGTSIQKLNVNVSDGETVNQNVGITLRGTNLPGSEDGVFELEPFEVKTQAEFNAAALAINEERFSTELKDVVAADQFGDNTDGNLGEFIKFLPGVNVSYGSTYGSGADATSVGIRGFGAEHTAIMVDGVEISGSDPGSLTRAVALDMISVNNASRIEVTKLPTADMPDGATGGSINLVSRTAFEYPKAQFNWRTYLSLNSDNLGNFFSKTPGPTNESTYKTIPGFDFQYVKPINEKFGITVTGQYSQQYNENHTTKSQWGMDRRGTDEDGHYDNVGNPYLKNIQITDAPRIAERTGFGIKADWRPTEGQSLSFRYDRSDYNGTDSYRRIQVKPGDTPLDWGSNGDGTGYVISKTGKAKADMDISFLDRSGDTNNYYLDYKLDRGPWRINATASSSRSNSALDSTNNGHFSVIELQSSGIAEMYMGNITNGIPGILEITDSDGNPYNLYDISNYKVSNLNEASDGGSTLFVRGGQSQSESIKDTFKLDITRDLDFLSTDNFRLTAKTGVFRRVIEDTKSGLGVNYTYRYTGPVSAFDPSVYADEVYVEQDPGFGFSPMTWVDPYKIYDFYEANPDYFSDTEDLLISGDSVAARNYNQSVQNSKHIKETSDAYYVQFEGKALNNKLSFVTGMRWSEAERSGYGPYQNKDRDYLLYDDGTPFYYETVDAETGEIALSPVSVRDDWQEKYGEDRPDVLQQLVDAGFLSSVDDNNTPIESGTLAYKMREWTKDYAIDESSKTDPTFSFQTAYEITNRLTARVGYAKANGAPDFEGSYGVLQRVTFNYTSDGTPGTVTIGNPAIEPWRSDKFDYQLAYYTDLGGKIKLSYFVDETENYIVYDNYIMENLDDLRAFGLPVTDEYIGWTVTTQRNGEGTSRTTGYEVEINQSLGFLGDFGDKFQVYGSYSTKDTVKTDGASLADSPKDGAGFGVYFNSGRFSARVSATYTGELIQKYTRKNYLPDPTSRSGESVQLYYRYPEVTKVDVNFNYQLNDRYGIFYSARNVTNTQTKKEIFDEDGLLPDWVNMESINDYGFNMQLGLRGSF, encoded by the coding sequence ATGTTTCTATCTAGAGCTTCGGCTGCGGATAGGTCCTCCCAAGGGAGCGGTCTGCACGCATCCAACGAAACTTCTGATCCAGCGAGCGGATCTATGTCCAAGACATCAAGTGGACCCCGCGAAGGTCGACTTTCCAACTATCGCAGCTCCACCCGTTTGGCTGCTTTCCTTCTAACCTTTGCGGCTTCGGTTGCGGTACTGCCTGATTCCTATGCCGCGGATGGCCGTGGTACGATTACGGGTAAGGTTATTAGTCAGTCTTCCGGCCTGTACCTCAGCAGCGCTCGTATCCGCGTGGAGGGAACTAGCTTGGCGGCAGTTTCTGAGACTGATGGCTCCTATAAACTACGTGGTGTACCAGAAGGTGATGTTGTCCTCGTCGTTGAATACGGCGGCACTTCTATACAGAAACTCAACGTCAACGTTTCCGATGGAGAAACGGTTAACCAGAATGTCGGTATCACTCTCCGCGGTACAAACCTTCCCGGGAGCGAAGATGGCGTGTTTGAGCTCGAGCCTTTTGAGGTTAAGACGCAAGCGGAGTTCAACGCTGCGGCTCTCGCCATCAACGAGGAACGTTTCTCGACGGAGCTTAAAGACGTCGTAGCTGCCGACCAGTTTGGCGACAACACGGACGGAAACTTGGGTGAATTCATCAAGTTCCTTCCAGGTGTAAACGTCAGCTATGGCAGTACGTACGGAAGTGGCGCGGACGCGACCTCAGTAGGTATCCGCGGCTTTGGAGCTGAGCACACCGCTATCATGGTGGACGGTGTGGAAATCTCCGGCTCGGATCCAGGAAGCCTGACCCGTGCGGTCGCTCTGGATATGATCTCAGTCAACAATGCTTCTCGCATTGAGGTAACCAAGCTTCCTACAGCCGACATGCCAGATGGCGCGACCGGTGGTTCGATCAATCTCGTTAGCCGCACCGCTTTCGAGTATCCAAAGGCTCAATTCAACTGGCGTACCTACCTCAGCTTGAATTCGGACAACTTGGGTAACTTCTTCTCCAAGACTCCTGGTCCAACCAACGAGTCGACTTACAAGACTATCCCTGGTTTCGACTTCCAGTACGTTAAGCCAATCAACGAAAAGTTCGGTATCACCGTAACGGGCCAGTACTCGCAGCAGTACAATGAAAACCACACTACCAAATCGCAGTGGGGTATGGATCGTCGCGGCACTGATGAGGATGGTCACTACGACAACGTTGGAAATCCTTACCTCAAGAACATTCAGATCACCGATGCTCCACGTATCGCTGAGCGTACTGGATTCGGCATCAAGGCGGACTGGCGTCCAACGGAAGGGCAGAGCCTCTCCTTCCGCTACGATCGCTCAGACTATAACGGTACCGACTCCTACCGTCGTATCCAAGTCAAGCCGGGTGACACTCCACTCGACTGGGGCAGCAATGGCGATGGAACTGGCTATGTGATCAGCAAGACTGGCAAGGCCAAGGCGGATATGGATATCAGCTTCCTCGATCGTAGTGGTGATACCAACAATTACTATCTCGACTATAAGTTGGACCGTGGTCCGTGGCGTATTAACGCGACTGCTTCCAGCTCTCGTTCGAACTCTGCTCTAGATAGTACAAACAATGGCCACTTTTCCGTCATTGAGCTGCAGTCCTCCGGTATCGCCGAGATGTATATGGGTAATATCACCAACGGTATCCCCGGAATTCTGGAGATAACCGACTCCGATGGGAATCCATATAATCTGTATGATATCAGCAACTACAAGGTAAGTAACCTCAATGAAGCTTCGGACGGTGGGTCCACCCTTTTTGTGCGCGGTGGCCAAAGTCAATCCGAGTCCATCAAGGATACCTTCAAGTTAGATATCACTCGCGATCTCGATTTCCTCAGCACTGACAATTTTCGTCTTACAGCCAAGACCGGTGTCTTTCGTCGTGTAATAGAGGATACGAAATCTGGTCTCGGTGTTAACTATACCTATCGCTATACAGGTCCAGTTTCAGCGTTCGATCCATCGGTCTATGCAGACGAAGTCTATGTCGAACAGGATCCAGGTTTTGGCTTTAGCCCCATGACTTGGGTGGACCCTTACAAAATCTATGATTTCTACGAGGCTAACCCGGATTACTTCTCGGATACGGAGGATCTCTTGATTAGCGGTGATTCCGTTGCGGCCCGCAACTACAACCAGTCTGTTCAGAATAGTAAGCACATTAAGGAAACCAGTGATGCCTACTACGTGCAGTTCGAAGGTAAAGCTCTCAATAACAAACTGAGTTTTGTAACCGGTATGCGTTGGTCGGAAGCTGAGCGTTCTGGATACGGCCCCTACCAAAATAAGGACCGTGATTATCTTCTCTATGATGATGGGACCCCATTTTATTATGAGACCGTTGACGCTGAGACAGGAGAGATCGCTTTGAGCCCAGTTAGCGTTCGTGACGACTGGCAGGAAAAGTACGGAGAAGATCGCCCGGACGTCTTGCAGCAACTCGTGGATGCGGGCTTCCTGAGCTCGGTTGACGACAACAACACGCCAATTGAGAGTGGGACCCTAGCGTACAAAATGCGTGAGTGGACTAAGGACTATGCGATCGACGAAAGCTCCAAGACGGACCCGACCTTTAGCTTCCAGACTGCTTACGAAATTACGAATCGACTCACTGCTCGTGTCGGTTATGCAAAAGCGAATGGTGCTCCTGACTTCGAAGGTTCTTATGGTGTTTTGCAGAGAGTTACGTTCAACTACACCAGTGACGGTACCCCAGGTACTGTAACGATCGGTAACCCTGCAATTGAGCCTTGGCGTTCTGACAAGTTCGACTACCAGCTCGCCTACTACACCGACCTCGGTGGCAAGATCAAGCTTAGTTACTTCGTGGACGAAACCGAGAACTACATCGTTTACGATAACTACATAATGGAGAATCTGGACGATCTCAGAGCGTTTGGACTGCCAGTAACAGACGAGTACATCGGTTGGACAGTGACCACCCAGCGAAATGGTGAAGGCACTTCTCGCACCACCGGCTATGAGGTGGAAATCAATCAATCACTCGGATTCCTCGGTGACTTTGGCGATAAGTTCCAAGTCTACGGTAGCTACTCAACCAAGGACACTGTTAAGACCGACGGCGCTTCCCTCGCGGATTCTCCGAAGGACGGTGCTGGTTTCGGGGTGTACTTCAACTCGGGTCGCTTCAGCGCTCGTGTTAGCGCTACCTACACTGGCGAGCTCATCCAGAAGTACACTCGCAAGAACTACCTTCCTGACCCAACAAGCCGTAGCGGCGAAAGCGTGCAGCTCTACTATCGCTATCCAGAAGTCACTAAGGTGGATGTGAACTTCAACTACCAGCTCAACGACCGTTATGGCATTTTCTATAGCGCTCGTAATGTGACCAACACACAGACGAAGAAGGAAATCTTCGACGAAGACGGACTTCTCCCTGACTGGGTCAACATGGAATCTATTAACGACTACGGTTTCAACATGCAGCTCGGCCTTCGTGGCTCCTTCTAA
- a CDS encoding DUF3826 domain-containing protein, with translation MKKRSLVAFLCLGALVSLEARASSDSSEEAAYWQTVMKRGDKIVAKMDLKDRGVEDRVSEIIAAQYRDLRDIHDGRDAKVAELKESGAAAEEIETLKREADLDVYELHYAFLAKLSTELNEEQVEQVKDGMTYGVVPNTYYRYMQLLGDLDDVHKRYIYAALVEAREHAMDEGSSDEKHKRFGKYKGRINNYLSKLGVNMKERERILAEKEKAARAE, from the coding sequence ATGAAGAAACGTTCCCTTGTAGCATTTTTGTGTCTTGGAGCGCTCGTTTCACTCGAGGCGCGCGCTAGCTCTGATTCGAGCGAGGAAGCCGCCTATTGGCAGACTGTAATGAAGCGGGGCGACAAGATCGTTGCCAAGATGGATCTCAAGGATCGTGGTGTAGAAGACCGCGTATCAGAAATCATCGCTGCCCAGTACCGAGATCTTCGCGACATCCATGACGGGAGGGACGCGAAGGTAGCGGAGCTTAAGGAAAGCGGGGCGGCAGCAGAAGAAATCGAAACCCTTAAACGAGAGGCGGATCTGGATGTGTACGAGCTTCACTACGCGTTTTTGGCTAAACTCTCCACTGAGTTGAACGAGGAACAAGTCGAGCAGGTGAAGGACGGCATGACCTATGGCGTGGTACCTAACACCTACTACCGCTACATGCAGCTATTGGGAGATTTGGATGATGTGCACAAACGCTACATCTATGCCGCTTTGGTGGAGGCTCGAGAGCATGCTATGGATGAAGGCTCTTCAGATGAGAAGCACAAGCGTTTCGGAAAATATAAAGGTCGCATCAACAACTACCTCTCCAAGCTGGGAGTGAATATGAAGGAACGTGAGCGTATTTTGGCCGAAAAGGAAAAGGCGGCTAGAGCGGAGTAG
- a CDS encoding polysaccharide lyase, whose amino-acid sequence MLISPTYAGYPTISDDVQAESDRLKAIMQQNSDAAWEKALPVIQEWEAKGKPYIPSASHPDDLPQADIPAFPGAQGGGMYSFGGRGGKVFVVTNLNDRGPGSFREACEAGGPRIVVFNVAGIIKLEERLIIRAPYITIAGGTAPGDGVCIAGDTVELETHDVVIRQMRFRRGETWVGDRNDSLGGNPIGNIMIDHVSASWGLDENMSMYRHMYDPGDGSKKQKLPTVNITIQNSIFSEALDTYDHAFGSTIGGYNSTFHHNLWASNTGRNASVGMIYDFTFANNVIFNWRHRTTDGGDHRSYYSMINNYYKPGPVTPEGAISHRIIKPEARRSKFPINDFGRVYASGNVIEGNEKVTADNWAGGVQLEKENGVVPERKLPEIRIDKPYPHSYLEITSAEQAYEDVLENAGATLPKRDPVDERIVKMVRTGEVLYKEGKGIITDIKQVGGYPEYHGKPYKDSDGDGMPDKWEKMHGLNPKDASDASADLNGDGYTNIEDFINGMDPSAPAQKWETPRTYKDLFWNPFN is encoded by the coding sequence GTGCTTATCTCACCAACTTACGCTGGGTATCCAACAATCTCTGACGATGTGCAGGCAGAGTCGGATCGTTTGAAGGCTATCATGCAGCAGAATTCCGATGCGGCATGGGAAAAGGCGTTGCCAGTTATCCAGGAATGGGAAGCGAAGGGTAAACCGTATATCCCGTCTGCCTCCCATCCGGATGATCTTCCGCAGGCTGATATTCCGGCGTTTCCAGGAGCTCAAGGTGGTGGCATGTACTCTTTTGGTGGACGCGGCGGAAAAGTCTTTGTCGTGACCAACTTGAACGATCGTGGTCCGGGTAGCTTCCGTGAAGCTTGCGAAGCGGGCGGTCCTAGAATCGTAGTCTTCAATGTGGCGGGAATTATCAAGCTGGAGGAGCGCCTTATCATCCGAGCTCCGTACATCACGATAGCGGGTGGCACGGCTCCAGGCGATGGCGTTTGCATCGCGGGAGATACGGTTGAGCTGGAAACGCACGATGTTGTCATACGCCAAATGCGTTTCCGTAGGGGCGAGACTTGGGTGGGAGATCGTAACGATTCCTTGGGTGGAAATCCCATCGGCAACATCATGATCGACCATGTGTCCGCCAGTTGGGGATTGGATGAGAACATGTCCATGTACCGTCACATGTACGATCCAGGGGACGGCTCTAAGAAGCAGAAGCTGCCTACGGTAAACATCACCATCCAGAATTCGATTTTCAGCGAGGCCTTGGATACCTATGACCATGCCTTTGGAAGCACCATTGGTGGGTACAATAGCACATTTCACCACAATCTTTGGGCAAGTAATACTGGCCGCAATGCAAGTGTTGGCATGATCTACGACTTCACTTTTGCCAACAACGTGATCTTTAATTGGCGGCATCGAACGACGGATGGCGGGGATCATCGGAGCTATTACTCGATGATCAACAATTACTACAAGCCCGGTCCTGTAACGCCGGAAGGAGCGATTTCTCACCGCATCATCAAGCCCGAGGCTCGTCGCAGCAAATTCCCGATCAATGACTTCGGCCGAGTGTACGCCTCTGGAAACGTGATCGAGGGGAATGAGAAAGTGACTGCTGACAATTGGGCGGGCGGTGTGCAGCTGGAAAAGGAAAATGGAGTCGTCCCGGAGAGAAAACTCCCTGAAATTCGTATCGATAAACCGTATCCACATTCTTATCTCGAAATCACTTCTGCCGAGCAGGCTTACGAGGACGTGCTTGAAAATGCGGGGGCAACTTTGCCGAAACGGGATCCTGTCGACGAACGTATCGTGAAGATGGTGCGAACGGGCGAGGTCCTTTACAAGGAGGGAAAGGGGATCATCACCGATATCAAGCAAGTGGGAGGCTATCCGGAGTATCATGGGAAGCCCTACAAGGATAGCGACGGCGACGGCATGCCTGATAAGTGGGAGAAGATGCATGGTCTTAACCCCAAGGATGCTTCCGACGCTTCTGCCGACTTGAATGGCGACGGCTACACCAATATCGAAGACTTTATCAACGGTATGGATCCGTCGGCTCCAGCCCAGAAGTGGGAAACGCCTCGGACCTATAAGGACCTTTTCTGGAATCCTTTCAACTAG
- a CDS encoding alpha/beta hydrolase family protein: MKSLAFALICLTISCSSFAQSGEWYSNALGHAIDWKVIQQPSEGESITILKLGGLPEFQAKQDGVGLDGSRVIEFDYRDAPEAIFPYLSRDIQKLRNDLFRNELFKELDLDYARIFILPEGYGLKPDVLYFVNEQRPLLMDIAYPLDADGSVPCVLEFSCDNTDRMGNFSLAVCRDTLLEGFATAGYAFAMADHPVPPPYKGLDPMVDCIPKIKAATRTLRGAGRELGLSDDIAVAGFSRGSGMALALVTTEGNGSFEVKGEYPEEDDTVQAAIVLSGRFTYLNLLKNDKMWPRYLKAWGESDENPVLWKEQGALDYLEGATKPLFLSINSGEGPDAQHQMSLLRQRLTLWGSPYRYATDSDGLGHKVPLDPVLLESMRDYLRDNLN; the protein is encoded by the coding sequence ATGAAGTCATTAGCCTTCGCTCTCATCTGCTTGACTATCTCTTGTTCCTCTTTTGCCCAAAGTGGCGAATGGTACAGCAACGCGCTTGGTCATGCCATCGATTGGAAAGTTATCCAGCAGCCATCTGAAGGGGAGTCGATAACCATTCTGAAACTGGGTGGATTGCCCGAGTTTCAAGCAAAGCAGGACGGGGTGGGGCTAGATGGCTCCCGAGTAATTGAATTCGACTATCGAGACGCTCCCGAGGCGATATTTCCTTACCTGAGCCGAGACATCCAAAAGCTTCGTAATGATTTGTTTCGAAACGAACTCTTTAAGGAGTTAGATTTGGATTACGCTCGGATATTCATTCTGCCTGAAGGCTATGGCTTGAAGCCTGATGTACTTTATTTCGTTAATGAGCAGCGACCTCTTTTAATGGATATCGCGTATCCGCTAGATGCGGACGGATCTGTTCCGTGTGTTTTAGAATTTTCGTGTGACAATACAGATCGCATGGGGAATTTCTCGCTCGCGGTTTGTCGGGACACTTTGTTGGAAGGCTTTGCTACGGCTGGCTACGCCTTCGCCATGGCGGATCACCCCGTTCCTCCGCCCTACAAAGGCTTAGATCCGATGGTTGACTGCATTCCCAAGATCAAGGCAGCGACGCGAACCCTGCGTGGTGCGGGGCGTGAATTAGGTTTATCGGATGATATCGCGGTGGCAGGGTTCTCTCGCGGAAGCGGTATGGCATTAGCCCTAGTGACAACTGAAGGAAACGGCAGCTTTGAGGTGAAAGGCGAGTATCCGGAAGAAGATGACACTGTTCAGGCGGCGATAGTTCTTTCCGGGCGTTTTACTTATCTTAATCTTTTGAAGAATGATAAGATGTGGCCGCGATATTTGAAGGCTTGGGGAGAATCAGATGAGAATCCTGTTCTCTGGAAAGAGCAGGGGGCGTTGGATTATCTCGAGGGAGCTACCAAGCCGCTCTTTCTCAGTATCAACAGTGGGGAGGGGCCGGACGCTCAGCACCAGATGTCTTTGTTGCGTCAGCGTCTAACGCTTTGGGGAAGTCCCTACAGGTATGCGACAGATTCCGACGGTCTAGGACACAAAGTTCCTCTCGATCCGGTCTTGTTGGAGAGCATGCGTGACTATTTGCGAGATAACTTGAACTGA
- a CDS encoding glycoside hydrolase family 88/105 protein encodes MKGLPYLSLSLIAVLLIPPSPLDAQLIGPDAEPALGLWKKPSAMPVSYEVAETEEILAKLESVLRYLETASPIRIGDLETEKALEEGEKWPRLPGLVRGPFALVSYEWGVTYAGMLSAAEATGNEDFNRFVSERLTTIRELSEVYGEMAEDDRPERYPTKRLLEPHSLDHCGAMSAAMIKAQAAGVVENLDTLWQSGLHHVGTEQYRLEDGTLARNRPMKDSLWLDDLYMSVPALTQMAAYTGDSNYFDDAVRQMTQFSERMFIEEEGLYRHGWVQEMDPHPYFPWARANGWAFMANAELLSELPKDHPGYEKMLELFQAHAAGLSTTQGINGLWHQLLNEPGTYEETSASAMFVFGLAKGINEGWLDPLTYGPIASLGWNAVAEKINEEGQVEGTCVGTGMGWDKAFYAYRATSMYAAHGYGPVLLAGAEMIRLRQGLGSKARVHDGGVHFGETPDW; translated from the coding sequence ATGAAAGGACTCCCCTACCTCTCACTCTCACTCATTGCAGTCTTGCTAATCCCACCCTCACCGCTCGATGCCCAGTTGATAGGGCCAGATGCAGAACCTGCACTTGGTTTGTGGAAGAAGCCATCCGCAATGCCCGTATCCTATGAGGTTGCTGAGACTGAAGAAATCCTGGCCAAACTGGAATCGGTGCTTCGCTATCTGGAAACAGCTAGTCCAATCCGTATCGGCGACTTGGAGACGGAAAAAGCCCTAGAGGAGGGAGAGAAATGGCCTCGACTCCCTGGTCTAGTACGCGGTCCTTTTGCCTTGGTAAGCTACGAATGGGGTGTCACCTATGCGGGCATGCTATCAGCGGCGGAAGCAACAGGAAATGAGGATTTCAATCGATTCGTTTCAGAGCGTCTGACGACTATAAGAGAATTGAGCGAGGTCTATGGTGAAATGGCTGAAGATGATCGTCCCGAACGCTATCCAACCAAACGGCTACTTGAACCCCATTCTCTTGACCATTGCGGGGCTATGTCAGCTGCCATGATCAAGGCACAAGCAGCTGGTGTCGTGGAAAATTTGGATACACTTTGGCAAAGCGGCTTACATCACGTCGGCACCGAACAATACCGCCTCGAAGACGGCACCTTAGCACGCAACCGGCCTATGAAAGACAGCCTATGGCTGGACGATCTCTACATGAGCGTGCCCGCCTTGACGCAGATGGCAGCCTACACAGGTGATTCAAACTACTTCGATGATGCGGTCAGACAAATGACCCAGTTCTCCGAACGCATGTTCATTGAGGAAGAAGGCTTGTACCGACATGGCTGGGTACAAGAAATGGATCCCCATCCCTATTTCCCGTGGGCCAGAGCCAACGGCTGGGCTTTCATGGCAAACGCGGAACTGTTGTCAGAACTTCCGAAAGACCACCCGGGTTACGAGAAAATGCTCGAGCTTTTTCAAGCGCATGCGGCTGGGCTATCCACAACTCAAGGCATCAACGGACTTTGGCACCAACTGCTCAACGAGCCCGGCACCTATGAGGAAACCTCAGCCAGCGCCATGTTTGTTTTCGGATTGGCAAAAGGTATTAATGAAGGCTGGCTAGATCCATTGACCTACGGCCCCATCGCATCCCTCGGCTGGAACGCGGTAGCGGAAAAAATCAACGAAGAAGGCCAAGTGGAAGGCACCTGCGTCGGTACCGGAATGGGCTGGGACAAAGCGTTCTACGCCTACCGGGCCACCAGCATGTACGCAGCCCATGGATACGGACCCGTCCTCCTAGCAGGAGCAGAAATGATAAGACTACGCCAAGGTCTAGGCTCAAAAGCTCGGGTACACGATGGTGGAGTCCATTTTGGCGAGACACCCGATTGGTAA